The following proteins are encoded in a genomic region of Triticum dicoccoides isolate Atlit2015 ecotype Zavitan chromosome 1B, WEW_v2.0, whole genome shotgun sequence:
- the LOC119307010 gene encoding cytochrome P450 71A1-like — MMIALMASLQLDSTVAVLCLVFLVSCIFLAARSRKDGARGSPPPSPPALPVIGNLHQLGRGRHHRRLQALARSYGPLFLLRLGSVPTVVVSSPSLAEAVLKTQDHAFCSRPQPRTAHGTLYGCHDMAFSPYGERWRQLRRIAVLHLLSAKRVDSFRSLRQQEVMGFVERIRAGAREGAVNVTELVISLTNTVISKAAFGNRLGGVEPGVVRHMMKELTELLGTTAVSDVFPRLQWVDWATGLDARISRTAAELDSVIEKTLTEHEGSRANDGEVHDLLDGLLSIVKDGDQGFRMDRIDVKALILDMFIGGTDTIYKAIEWTMAELVKNPREMEKVQAEVRQVAAGTQGGVLEEELEKMSLLHAAMKEALRLHPPIPLFPHESIQNTRLHGYDIPAKTRIMINAWAIGRDSESWEEADEFRPERFMDRAMDYSGKDPRFIPFGAGRRGCPGIAFALRLAELTLANMMYHFDWVLPDGQDPESFEVVESNGFAPALKCPLILVAKPL, encoded by the exons ATGATGATCGCGCTCATGGCCTCTCTTCAGCTCGATTCTACCGTGGCAGTCCTCTGCCTCGTCTTCCTAGTTTCTTGCATCTTCCTCGCTGCTAGAAGCCGCAAGGACGGCGCGCGCGGATCACCGCCACCTTCGCCTCCGGCGCTGCCCGTCATCGGCAACCTGCACCAGCTCGGCCGGGGACGCCACCACCGGAGGCTGCAAGCTCTCGCGCGGAGCTACGGCCcgctcttcctcctccgcctcggcTCCGTTCCCACCGTCGTGGTCTCCTCGCCCTCCCTGGCCGAGGCCGTGCTCAAAACCCAGGACCACGCCTTCTGCAGCCGGCCGCAGCCGCGCACGGCCCACGGCACGCTCTACGGCTGCCACGACATGGCCTTCAGCCCCTACGGCGAGCGCTGGCGCCAGCTCCGCCGCATCGCCGTCCTGCACCTCCTCAGCGCGAAGCGGGTCGACTCCTTCCGCTCCCTCCGCCAACAGGAGGTCATGGGCTTCGTGGAGCGGATCCGCGCCGGCGCCCGGGAGGGAGCCGTCAACGTGACCGAGCTCGTCATCAGCCTGACCAACACCGTCATCTCCAAGGCGGCGTTCGGGAACAGGCTCGGCGGCGTCGAGCCGGGGGTGGTCCGCCACATGATGAAGGAGCTCACCGAGCTGCTCGGGACGACCGCCGTTAGCGACGTGTTCCCGCGGCTCCAGTGGGTGGACTGGGCGACGGGACTCGACGCAAGGATAAGTCGGACAGCGGCTGAGCTCGACAGTGTCATCGAGAAGACGCTCACGGAGCACGAGGGGAGCCGAGCAAACGACGGTGAGGTTCATGACCTCCTGGACGGCTTGCTCTCGATCGTCAAGGATGGTGATCAGGGGTTTAGGATGGACCGGATTGATGTCAAGGCGCTCATCTTG GACATGTTCATAGGAGGCACGGACACGATCTATAAGGCGATAGAATGGACCATGGCCGAGCTTGTTAAGAATCCAAGAGAAATGGAAAAGGTGCAAGCAGAGGTGAGACAAGTTGCTGCCGGTACGCAGGGAGGAGTCCTTGAGGAGGAGCTGGAGAAGATGAGTCTCCTCCACGCTGCCATGAAAGAGGCACTACGGCTACATCCGCCCATACCCCTCTTCCCGCACGAGTCGATTCAGAACACCCGGCTGCACGGCTACGACATCCCAGCCAAGACCCGGATCATGATCAACGCATGGGCGATCGGAAGGGACAGCGAGTCGTGGGAGGAGGCCGATGAGTTCCGGCCAGAGAGGTTCATGGACAGGGCCATGGACTACAGCGGCAAGGACCCCCGGTTCATACCGTtcggcgcggggaggaggggatGCCCTGGTATCGCCTTTGCGTTGCGGCTGGCGGAGCTCACACTGGCGAACATGATGTACCATTTTGATTGGGTGCTCCCGGATGGCCAGGACCCGGAGTCATTTGAGGTTGTCGAGTCCAACGGCTTCGCGCCTGCGCTGAAGTGCCCTTTGATCCTTGTCGCAAAACCTTTATAA